The DNA region GCAGCGCACATGGCTGCACGAACTGCCTTAAGCCGCATTTTTTGCAAGTAATTCCCCGGCGGCATCGAACTTTCAGAAACCGAACAAAAAAAAACGGCCGGCACCGGGCGAACACTTTTTTGCCCCGGCACCGGCCGTTTATGGTATTTCAGAACAATACCGGTCAGTTGTCTTTTACCAGCGACATGCCCAACTCAATTGCCTCTTCGTTCAGGGGTATCAGATTGTGATACCGCTTGGGCAGTGTGTCCTTCAACGCCGTGATCAGGGATTCGCGGTTCACAACCGGTTCCAGCTTCACCAGGGCGCCCAGCACCAACATGTTCATGACCTTGACATTCTTTAGCACATTGGTGGCCTTATCAATGGCGGGCAGGGGTACCACGCGGATATCGTCGCGGGTGGGACCGTTCTTGATGGTGGTGCTTTCCCAGATCAATGTGCCGCCTTTTTTTACCCGCGATTCGAATTTATCCAGGGAAGGTTGGTTCAGCACAACCACCACATCGTATTCAGTAACAATGGGAGATGAAATCTGCTTGTCACTGATATTGACCATGCAGTTCGCCGTACCGCCCCGCATCTCAGGCCCGTATGAAGGCATCCAGCTGACTTCTTTGCCTTCTTTCATGGCCGCATACGCCAGGAGCTTGCCCATGGAGAGAACACCCTGGCCACCGAAACCGGAAAATATCATTTCTTTCAACATGGTTTTCTTCCTCCTTTCAGGACCGGGGTTCCTTGAACACACCCAGAGGAAAATACGGCATCATTTCCTCTTTCACCCTTTGTATGGAAACCTCCGGCGTGCATTTCCAATTGGACGGGCAATTGGACACCACTTCCACAAAAGTGGTTCCCAAACCCTGCTGTTGAATTTCAAAAGCACGCTGAATGGCTTTCTTGGTACGGCGCGTATTGGCCGGGTTGTTGCAGGAAACCCGTTGGGCAAAAGCCACGCCGTCAAACTGGGAAACCAGTTCACACATCTTCAGGGGCATGCCCGCGGTCTTGGCCAGCCGCCCATATGGGGAAGTGGTGGTTTTCATTCCTTCCAGGGTGGTGGGTGCCATCTGGCCGCCGGTCATACCGTAAATGGCGTTGTTGATAAAGATGAACGTGAACTGTTCACCCCGGTTGCAGGCGTGGATGGTCTCAGCCGTACCAATGGCGGCCAGATCCCCGTCGCCTTGATAAGAAAAGACCAGGCGGTCGGGAAGCATGCGCTTGATGGCCGTGGCCACCGCGGCGGCCCTTCCGTGGGCGGCCTCCTGCCAATCAACATCAATGTAATCGTATGCAAACACGCTGCAGCCCACGGGACACACCCCAACGGTTTTTTCCTGGAGTTTCATTTCGGCGATCAATTCGGCGATCAGTTTGTGCACGATGGCATGCATGCAACCTGGACAATAGTGCATGCGTGTGGGCAGAAGGGTGTCGGGACGCTCGTAAATTTTTTCGTATCCTGTTTTCATGGTGCTCTCCTTACTCTATGTGCCGCAGGCTGAATTCCAGAATCTCTTCC from Candidatus Aminicenantes bacterium includes:
- a CDS encoding 2-oxoacid:ferredoxin oxidoreductase subunit gamma, which codes for MLKEMIFSGFGGQGVLSMGKLLAYAAMKEGKEVSWMPSYGPEMRGGTANCMVNISDKQISSPIVTEYDVVVVLNQPSLDKFESRVKKGGTLIWESTTIKNGPTRDDIRVVPLPAIDKATNVLKNVKVMNMLVLGALVKLEPVVNRESLITALKDTLPKRYHNLIPLNEEAIELGMSLVKDN
- a CDS encoding 2-oxoglutarate oxidoreductase, translating into MKTGYEKIYERPDTLLPTRMHYCPGCMHAIVHKLIAELIAEMKLQEKTVGVCPVGCSVFAYDYIDVDWQEAAHGRAAAVATAIKRMLPDRLVFSYQGDGDLAAIGTAETIHACNRGEQFTFIFINNAIYGMTGGQMAPTTLEGMKTTTSPYGRLAKTAGMPLKMCELVSQFDGVAFAQRVSCNNPANTRRTKKAIQRAFEIQQQGLGTTFVEVVSNCPSNWKCTPEVSIQRVKEEMMPYFPLGVFKEPRS